In Pseudonocardia sp. DSM 110487, the sequence CGCCGACGAGCGCGCGGAAGACCTCGGCGTTCTCGGCCGGGCTGCCGCCGCGCAGCGCCTCCCGGGTGGCGGGTGCGAGGCCGAACGCGAACGGGTCGACGCTCTCCTGCCGCACCTGACCTCCGGCCACGACCCAGACGGTGCTGGTGGTCGTGGTGGTGAGCTCGTCGAGGCCGTCGTCGCCGCGCACCACCAGCGCCGACGCCCCGCGCCCCGCGAGCACCTCGGCGATCACGGGCGCGAGCCGGGGGTCGGCGCACCCGACGAGCGCGGCGGGCGGCTGTGCCGGGTTGGTGAGCGGGCCGAGCACGTTCATCGCGGTGGGCACGCCGAGCTCACGGCGCGGAGCGGCCGCGTGCCGCATCGCCGGGTGGAACACCGGCGCGAAGCAGAAGCCGATGCCGACCTCCGCCACGCAGGCCGCGACGCCATCGGGCGGCAGATCGATCGCGACACCAACGGCCTCGAGCACGTCGGCCGCCCCGCTGGAGGACGACGCGGCCCGGTTGCCGTGCTTGACGACCGGCGCCCCCGCCGCCGCCACGACCACCGCGCTCATCGTGGAGATGTTGACGGTGTGCGCCTGGTCGCCGCCGGTACCGACCACGTCGACGGCCGGACCGGGCACGGTGACCCGCCGGGCGTGGCGCAGCATCGCCTCCGCGAGCCCGGCGATCTCGGCAGCCGTCTCCCCCTTGGCGCGCAGCGCGACAAGGAACCCGGCGAGCTGGGCGGGGGTGGCCTCTGCCGAGAGCACCCGGTCCATCACCCACGCGGTGTCGGCGGCGTCCAGGTGCTCTCCGCGGATCAGCCGGCCGAGCAGACCCGGCCAGCTGAGGCTGATCTCAGCCACGGAGCGCGAGCGACGAGGACCGCCGCAGCACGTCGGCCACCGTCTCGGCGGCGGTGAGCGGGTCGAGCGGGTGCACGAGCACCGCGTCGGCCTGCGACCACGTGGCGAGCCAGCGGTCGTCGCGCCGACGCACCGTGACGATGATCGGCGGGCAGTCGTCGATCTCGTTCTTCAGCTGACGGGAGACGCCCATGCCACCGGTGGGCTGGGCCTCGCCGTCGAGGATGAGGAGGTCGAACTCGCCTGCGTCGGCACCCTGCAGCACCTCCGCGATCCCGCTCGCCTCGTGGAAGCGCACGCGGGGGAGGTCGGGTGCGGGACGCCGGCCGACGGCCATGATGATGGCCTCCCGGACCTCGGGGCGGTGGCTGAACACCAGCACGGTCAGGGTCTCGTGCGCGACGGGGCTGCTCACGCCGACGAACTCTAGTGTGACGTGCTCGTCCGCCGGGTCCGGCCTGCCCCGGGGGTAAAGACGACAGCGTGTAGAAGATGGTCCATACTGCCCGGGTGACGACTGCGGCTCCCACCATCAGCGCGCGAATCCACTCGCTGAACCGCCCCAACCTGGTCAGCGTCGGCACCATCGTCTGGCTGTCCAGCGAGCTGATGTTCTTCGCAGGGCTGTTCGCGATCTACTTCACGGCGCGCGCACAGAACCCGCCGGACCTGCCGTGGCCTCCCCACACCCACCTCGACGTCCCCTACGCGCTCGTGGTGACGATCGTTCTCGTCGCGTCGTCGTTCACCTGCCAGTTCGGGGTGTTCGCGGCCGAGCGCGGTGACGTGTACGGGCTGCGCCGCTGGTACCTGCTGACCCTGCTCATGGGCACGTTCTTCGTGCTCGGGCAGGCCAACGAGTACCGGACGCTGGTCGAGGAGGGCACGACCCTCTCTTCGGACGCGTACGGCACCGTCTTCTACCTGGCCACCGGCTTCCACGGCCTGCACGTCACCGGCGGGCTGATCGCGTTCGTCTACCTGCTGATCCGCACCAAGCTCGGCAAGTTCACGCCACAGCAGGCCACCGCCGCGATCGTCGTGTCCTACTACTGGCACTTCGTGGACGTCGTGTGGATCGGGCTGTTCGCCGTCATCTACTTCATCCGCTGATACCCCGACCGTTAGGGCTGGACGACGCCGACGATGACCACCACACCCCCTTCGAGGAAGCCCCGTGGGCCGCGCAGCCGGTTCCGCCGCCGCGTGGCGGGCGCGCTGGCGCTGGGGATCGGCCTGCTCACCGCGGGTGGCCTGTACACCGCCTTCGCCCCTGAGCCGCAGGTCGCCACGGCGCAGGAGGGCGACGCCGCGCAGATCGCGCAGGGCGAGCAGATCTACAACAACACCTGTGTCACCTGCCACGGCTCCAACCTGCAGGGCGTGCAGGACCGCGGCCCGAGCCTCATCGGCGTCGGTGACGCTGCCGTCTACTTCCAGGTCGCCACCGGCCGCATGCCGCTGGCCCGCCAGGAGGCGCAGGCCCTGCGCAAGCCGCCGCCCGCCCAGTTCGACCCGCACACCGAGGAGGGCGCGGCCAACATCGAGGCGTTGGGCGCGTTCATCCAGGCCAACGGCGGCGGACCCACGCGGCCGAACGTGGAGGGCCTCGCCCTGCGCGGCGACGACCCGGCGCGCGGCGGCGAGCTGTTCCGCCTCAACTGCGCGTCCTGCCACAACTTCACCGGACGCGGTGGGGCCCTGTCCTCCGGCAAGTTCGCGCCGAACCTGGACGCGGCCACCGAGCTGGACATCTACACGGCGATGCTCACGGGCCCGCAGAACATGCCCAAGTTCTCCGACCGGCAGCTCGCGCCGGAGGAGAAGGAGGACATCATCGCCTACGTCATGTCGGTGACGGACGGGAACAACAACCCGGGCGGCGACCCGCTGGGCGGGGTCGGGCCGGTGTCGGAGGGCCTCGTCGCCTTCATCGTCGGCATCGCCGCGATGGTCGGGTTCGCAATGTGGTTGGGGGCCAAGTCATGACCACCTCGCACCAGCATCCACCCTCGCCCACCGCGGCCGAGGTCGAGGACATGACCCTCGAGCAGCGCGCGAAGCTCGCCGGGGATCTCGACGACGTCGACGTCGTCCACAACCAGCGCAAGTGGCCGATCCCCGGAACGCGCGCCGAGAAGCGTGCCGAACGGGCCGTCGCACTGTGGTTCGCGATCTCCGCGCTGTCCGGCCTCGCGTTCCTCGTCGCGTTCGTGGTGTGGCCCTTCGAGTACGTGGCGCCCGGCGAGCCCGGCTATCTGATGTACACGCTCTACACGCCGGTCGTCGGCTTCACGTTCGGGCTCTCGGTGCTCGCGCTCGGCATCGGCGTGATCGCTTACATCAAGAAGTTCTTCCCGGACGAGGTGTCGGTCCAGCAGCGCCACGACGGCGCGTCCGACGACGTCGCCCGGCTCACCGTCACCGCGCAGCTGGTGCAGGCGGGCAAGGACACCGACATCGGGCGGCGCAAGCTGATCGTCCGGGCCGCGGGCGGCGCCGCAGGTGTGCTCGGTCTCGGGCTGGGCGTCGCGGCCGTCGCGCCGCTGGTGCGCAACCCGTGGAAGGGCGGCGACGAGGCCGCGCTGTGGGTCACCGCCTGGAAGCCGGTCAACGGAGAGACCGTCTACCTGCGCCGCGACACGGGCGACGCGCACGAGGTCTCGCTCGTCCGTCCGGAGGACCAGGATCCCGGCTCCATGGAGACGGTGTTCCCGTTCCGGGAGTCCGACCGCGACGACGAGGAAGCCCTGATCCGCGGCCTGCGCGGCTCGGACACTCCCGTCATGCTGATCCGCCTGCGGCCCGACCAGGTTGTCGTGCACCGAGGCGGCCAGGAGAACTTCAACTACGGCGACTACTACGCCTTCTCCAAGATCTGCAGCCACCTCGGCTGCCCCACCTCGCTGTACGAGTCGCAGACCAACCGGATCCTCTGCCCGTGCCACCAGTCGCAGTTCCTGGCCACGGAGTACGCCCGGCCGGTTTTCGGTCCGGCGACCAGGCCGCTCGCCCAGCTTCCGATTACAGTGAATGACGAGGGATACCTCGTGGCCACGGGCGACTTCGCCGAGCCCGTCGGCCCGGCCTTCTGGGAGCGGAGGTACAACCCGTGAGTTCCCTGACCACGCCCACCGGGTCGGGCGCCAACGCCAAGGTGATCGGCGCGCTCGACGAGCTCGACCAGCGCTACCACCCGGC encodes:
- the trpD gene encoding anthranilate phosphoribosyltransferase: MAEISLSWPGLLGRLIRGEHLDAADTAWVMDRVLSAEATPAQLAGFLVALRAKGETAAEIAGLAEAMLRHARRVTVPGPAVDVVGTGGDQAHTVNISTMSAVVVAAAGAPVVKHGNRAASSSSGAADVLEAVGVAIDLPPDGVAACVAEVGIGFCFAPVFHPAMRHAAAPRRELGVPTAMNVLGPLTNPAQPPAALVGCADPRLAPVIAEVLAGRGASALVVRGDDGLDELTTTTTSTVWVVAGGQVRQESVDPFAFGLAPATREALRGGSPAENAEVFRALVGGRAGAVRDAVLLNAAGALVAFDGPPARLADAFPGALERAAAAIDSGAADRLLTRWIEVSTAHKR
- a CDS encoding heme-copper oxidase subunit III: MVHTARVTTAAPTISARIHSLNRPNLVSVGTIVWLSSELMFFAGLFAIYFTARAQNPPDLPWPPHTHLDVPYALVVTIVLVASSFTCQFGVFAAERGDVYGLRRWYLLTLLMGTFFVLGQANEYRTLVEEGTTLSSDAYGTVFYLATGFHGLHVTGGLIAFVYLLIRTKLGKFTPQQATAAIVVSYYWHFVDVVWIGLFAVIYFIR
- a CDS encoding c-type cytochrome, yielding MTTTPPSRKPRGPRSRFRRRVAGALALGIGLLTAGGLYTAFAPEPQVATAQEGDAAQIAQGEQIYNNTCVTCHGSNLQGVQDRGPSLIGVGDAAVYFQVATGRMPLARQEAQALRKPPPAQFDPHTEEGAANIEALGAFIQANGGGPTRPNVEGLALRGDDPARGGELFRLNCASCHNFTGRGGALSSGKFAPNLDAATELDIYTAMLTGPQNMPKFSDRQLAPEEKEDIIAYVMSVTDGNNNPGGDPLGGVGPVSEGLVAFIVGIAAMVGFAMWLGAKS
- a CDS encoding ubiquinol-cytochrome c reductase iron-sulfur subunit — encoded protein: MTTSHQHPPSPTAAEVEDMTLEQRAKLAGDLDDVDVVHNQRKWPIPGTRAEKRAERAVALWFAISALSGLAFLVAFVVWPFEYVAPGEPGYLMYTLYTPVVGFTFGLSVLALGIGVIAYIKKFFPDEVSVQQRHDGASDDVARLTVTAQLVQAGKDTDIGRRKLIVRAAGGAAGVLGLGLGVAAVAPLVRNPWKGGDEAALWVTAWKPVNGETVYLRRDTGDAHEVSLVRPEDQDPGSMETVFPFRESDRDDEEALIRGLRGSDTPVMLIRLRPDQVVVHRGGQENFNYGDYYAFSKICSHLGCPTSLYESQTNRILCPCHQSQFLATEYARPVFGPATRPLAQLPITVNDEGYLVATGDFAEPVGPAFWERRYNP